The following proteins are co-located in the Acinetobacter sp. NCu2D-2 genome:
- a CDS encoding RluA family pseudouridine synthase: MTSTSDFIPPMLDGVTASKVFLKSVDPLPQTIFDYLCAEFPHISHTEWTSRFEQGLVYDALGNKLNQSSSYQANTHCFYYRFLEHEIHVPFEHQILFENEHLLVVDKPHFLTMSPTGQYVQETLLVRLKKQMGNPDLTPIHRLDRETAGIVLFSKTLESRGAYQQMFANRHVQKTYHAIAAFKPELKLPFTTRLRMEKGHPFYTMQVISGEPNSETLISLLEHKDSRAKYVLQPHTGKQHQLRVHLNYLGIPIENDPFYPVVAHKADDDFSAPLQLLAKEIEFIDPMTQQPMHFVSEFELTL, translated from the coding sequence ATGACATCAACTTCCGATTTTATTCCCCCTATGCTCGATGGCGTTACCGCCAGTAAAGTTTTCTTAAAATCAGTTGATCCTTTACCACAAACCATTTTTGATTATTTGTGTGCTGAGTTTCCTCACATTTCACATACTGAATGGACATCACGTTTTGAACAAGGTTTAGTCTATGATGCATTGGGCAATAAGTTGAATCAATCAAGTTCGTACCAAGCCAATACGCATTGTTTTTACTATCGCTTTCTTGAACATGAAATACATGTGCCATTTGAACATCAGATTTTATTTGAAAATGAACATTTGCTCGTGGTTGATAAACCGCACTTTCTAACAATGTCACCTACCGGTCAATATGTTCAAGAAACACTTTTAGTACGTTTGAAAAAACAGATGGGTAACCCTGATCTAACCCCCATTCATCGCTTAGATCGTGAAACAGCAGGAATTGTGCTTTTCTCAAAAACACTTGAGTCACGTGGTGCATATCAACAAATGTTTGCCAATAGGCATGTACAGAAGACGTATCATGCAATTGCAGCTTTCAAGCCTGAGCTTAAACTCCCCTTTACTACACGTTTAAGAATGGAAAAAGGCCATCCTTTTTACACCATGCAAGTGATCTCGGGCGAACCAAATAGTGAAACACTAATTAGCTTGCTTGAGCATAAAGATTCGCGTGCAAAGTATGTACTACAACCTCATACAGGTAAGCAGCATCAGCTCCGCGTGCATTTAAATTATTTGGGTATTCCCATCGAAAATGATCCATTTTATCCAGTAGTCGCGCATAAAGCAGATGATGATTTTTCTGCACCTTTACAATTACTCGCTAAAGAAATCGAGTTTAT
- the tsaE gene encoding tRNA (adenosine(37)-N6)-threonylcarbamoyltransferase complex ATPase subunit type 1 TsaE, producing the protein MSYSFNITLNNEDDTQALAQVLAQSFNTGVVYLIGDLGAGKTTLTRYYLQNLGHQGAVKSPTYTIVEPYNLKGQDIFHFDLYRLNDPYELELMGIRDYLETPNALFLFEWPSKGGEEIPQADLIIEILKSEDELTRTATLTSNNEILKQALESHYPHG; encoded by the coding sequence ATGTCTTATTCATTTAATATTACTTTAAACAATGAGGATGATACCCAAGCTTTAGCCCAAGTACTGGCGCAAAGTTTTAACACGGGTGTGGTCTATTTGATTGGTGATTTAGGTGCAGGCAAAACTACACTTACGCGTTATTACCTGCAAAATTTGGGACATCAAGGTGCGGTAAAAAGCCCAACCTATACCATTGTAGAACCTTATAATCTTAAAGGTCAGGACATTTTCCATTTCGATTTATACCGTTTAAACGACCCGTATGAACTCGAACTGATGGGTATTCGTGACTATCTTGAAACACCAAATGCTTTATTTTTGTTTGAATGGCCATCAAAAGGCGGTGAAGAAATTCCACAAGCTGATCTGATTATTGAAATTCTAAAATCAGAAGATGAGCTAACTCGTACAGCGACATTAACATCAAATAATGAAATATTAAAACAGGCTTTGGAGTCACATTACCCTCATGGTTAA